From a single Pseudorasbora parva isolate DD20220531a chromosome 15, ASM2467924v1, whole genome shotgun sequence genomic region:
- the faslg gene encoding tumor necrosis factor ligand superfamily member 6: MSSNFSRPSQPVFMVDPGRGHPRQHQYYHQQVAGCTEPPMVPCWTFPPARTEMKRRRWGTMNAGVAWVLTLILMLVFVALGLGASQIMRLQTEVERLSQERPAQMQSDAPQRQVGLNPAELNKKKLKSAAHLIGRADQRASSGTLKWETKLGNAFTEGVMYSNGGLQVNESGLYFVYSRVEFLSRTCKSGDFHTHKMGLQRNGRNRIIMEDHREGFCTLGSNHPWMMGSHLGSLQNLKESDWLFVNVSHPHLLSKNYHSNYFGLFKIH; this comes from the exons ATGAGCAGTAACTTTTCTCGGCCGTCCCAGCCAGTGTTCATGGTGGATCCTGGCAGAGGTCACCCTAGACAACATCAGTACTACCACCAGCAGGTGGCCGGATGCACAGAGCCACCCATGGTACCCTGCTGGACGTTCCCCCCGGCCCGAACGGAGATGAAGAGAAGGAGATGGGGAACGATGAATGCTGGGGTGGCCTGGGTACTGACATTGATTCTCATGCTGGTTTTTGTAGCCCTCGGACTGGGAGCCAGCCAGATCATGAGATTACAAACTGAAGTAGAGCGCCTGTCACAG GAAAGGCCCGCACAAATGCAGAGTGACGCTCCACAGAGACAAGTTG GTCTGAATCCAGCTGAGCTGAACAAGAAAAAACTCAAATCTGCTGCACACTTAATAG GCCGTGCAGACCAGAGAGCGTCATCTGGAACTCTGAAGTGGGAAACCAAACTTGGCAATGCCTTTACAGAAGGCGTCATGTACAGCAACGGCGGCCTTCAGGTCAACGAGAGCGGTTTGTACTTTGTGTACTCCCGCGTGGAGTTTCTTTCACGCACGTGCAAGTCCGGAGACTTCCACACTCACAAAATGGGCCTGCAGAGAAACGGCCGTAACCGCATTATCATGGAAGATCACAGAGAGGGCTTCTGTACGCTGGGAAGTAACCATCCGTGGATGATGGGAAGTCATCTTGGCTCTCTTCAGAATCTCAAGGAGTCCGACTGGCTGTTTGTCAATGTCTCACACCCCCATCTGCTCAGCAAAAATTATCACAGCAATTATTTTGGCCTCTTCAAGATCCACTGA